One Tetrapisispora phaffii CBS 4417 chromosome 2, complete genome genomic region harbors:
- the TPHA0B03340 gene encoding PICOT family protein (similar to Saccharomyces cerevisiae GRX3 (YDR098C) and GRX4 (YER174C); ancestral locus Anc_8.240) gives MAVISINDQDQFTKLTTTEANGRLICLYLYTNWAEPCKVMTEVFQTLSEDPTNSNILFLSTDADEFSEIAELFNVSAVPYFIIIQNETILNEISGADPKEFIAALDQCKKQLEDGNLNSKEEATSNQNGNDDADEGEDEGENEETEEELNERLTKLTRAAPVMLFMKGNPTEPKCGFSRQLVGILREYQLRFGFFDILKDDSVRQGLKKFSDWPTFPQLYINGEFQGGLDIIKRSLEEDNDFFQNALES, from the coding sequence ATGGCAGTAATAAGTATTAATGACCAAGATCAGTTCACTAAACTAACCACTACTGAAGCAAACGGTCGTTTGATTTGTTTGTATTTGTACACAAATTGGGCAGAACCATGTAAAGTTATGACGGAAGTTTTTCAAACCTTGAGTGAGGATCCAACtaattctaatattttgtttctaTCTACAGATGCCGATGAATTCAGTGAAATTGCAGAACTATTCAATGTATCTGCTGTTccttattttattattattcaaaacGAAACTATACTAAATGAAATATCAGGTGCTGATCCAAAGGAATTCATAGCTGCATTAGATCAATGCAAGAAGCAATTAGAGGATGGTAATCtcaattcaaaagaagaagcaACATCGAATCAAAATGGTAATGATGATGCCGATGAAGGTGAAGATGAAGGTGAAAATGAAGAgacagaagaagaattaaatgaaaGATTAACTAAATTAACACGAGCAGCACCAGTAATGTTATTCATGAAAGGTAACCCAACAGAACCAAAATGTGGGTTTTCAAGACAACTTGTTGGTATTTTAAGAGAATATCAACTAAGGTTTggtttttttgatattttaaaagatgatTCTGTAAGACAAGgtttgaagaaattttcTGACTGGCCAACGTTCCCACAACTATATATCAATGGTGAATTCCAAGGTGGTTTAGATATCATTAAAAGGTCATTAGAAGAGGAcaatgatttttttcaaaatgcCCTTGAGTCatga
- the RAD24 gene encoding Rad24p (similar to Saccharomyces cerevisiae RAD24 (YER173W); ancestral locus Anc_8.239), which translates to MERPTLQRGLSSLQSQNVTWNTSKPASPTKTNNRNRYINTARKKTETGQSDNGGTMIRNEANDEPKYNIESIPWYSKYSPKTLEDVVIHKRKLEDVKNELENMLSGRSSTRVLLITGPSGSSKSTIIEKLAEKLIPRYRFNQGVYTSLRSFSSPDINSNQFITKYENDTIELNSSTVNSFDQFLRNAKYKTGNNLSLILVEELPNIFHMDTRMAFRKSLEEWLYSNDARLPPLVVCLTECEIKSTEKSNINSFSVDTIFNAETVLGRELLNNPRLKRLKFNPINATLMKKHLTMLATENKDLLKQNNKWEVKELFIKELSLISGDLRSSIAAFEFWASSSTNLSMFTRNEAISFFHAIGKIIHGSKEISDDNELINDLFQGSSNLVNSNNFKLGLLENYDVPNKGKFSIDMASTITDALSLSDRYDTSVELLEHSARLIRYSYDQFKSKDHQSGKPKFSREWKIKRLQQEFIIESEDYMNVSMYKYQESKSMYNTILYDSYYSPYIKKIRNFKKKSLAYYLETLSDSKASRRRKAEIIEKNKDYFKIDENVDLLNRFGGDIKIISNEEVMSTVDDESLKLPQSITNLMEQKQSRLKVLSEKYDNNFLTNRYELDISNVELDKEADFEDDPIIDSSDGEFLNKTHVAETSHLDEDEDDSLYEILSQKKPLTKELNSKRINESLSDSDLDDL; encoded by the coding sequence ATGGAAAGACCAACTCTTCAGAGAGGACTAAGCTCATTGCAATCTCAAAATGTCACATGGAATACTTCAAAACCAGCATCTCCAACTAAAACTAACAATAGAAACAGATACATTAATACTGCTAGAAAGAAAACTGAAACTGGACAGTCTGATAATGGAGGTACGATGATAAGAAACGAAGCTAATGATGAGCCTAAGTATAATATCGAGAGCATACCTTGGTATTCTAAGTATTCTCCTAAAACTTTAGAGGATGTTGTAATTCATAAAAGAAAGTTAGAGGATGTAAAGaatgaattagaaaatatgtTAAGTGGTAGAAGCTCTACTCGAGTCTTATTGATTACAGGTCCTAGTGGGTCATCCAAGAGTacaataattgaaaaattggcagaaaaattaattccTAGATACAGATTTAATCAAGGCGTTTATACATCTCTTCGCTCATTTTCGTCACCTGATATTAACTCTAACCAATTTATAACCaaatatgaaaatgataCAATTGAGCTCAATTCATCGACTGTTAATAGCTTTGACCAATTTCTGAGAAatgcaaaatataaaacagGTAATAACTTGTCACTTATATTAGTGGAAGAACTCCCCAACATATTTCATATGGATACAAGAATGGCATTTAGAAAGTCTTTAGAGGAGTGGTTATATAGTAATGACGCCAGGCTTCCTCCTCTTGTGGTTTGTTTGACTGAGTGTGAGATAAAATCAACTGAAAAAAGTAACATAAATTCCTTTAGCGTAGATACTATATTTAATGCAGAAACAGTTTTAGGAAGAGAGTTATTGAATAATCCAAGGCTAAAAAGGTTGAAGTTTAATCCAATCAATGCGACTCTAATGAAAAAACACTTGACTATGCTTGCGACTGAGAAcaaagatttattaaaacagAACAATAAATGGGAAGTTAAAGAACTATTTATTAAGGAGTTATCTTTAATATCCGGAGACCTTCGTTCTTCGATTGCAGCATTCGAGTTTTGGGCATCGTCATCTActaatttatcaatgtTTACGAGAAATGAGGCTATATCCTTCTTCCATGCAATTGGTAAAATCATACATGGTTCCAAAGAAATATCCGATGACAATGAACTgataaatgatttatttcaaGGGTCTAGTAATTTAgtaaatagtaataattttaaattagGGTTGTTAGAAAATTATGATGTGCCTAATAAAGGGAAATTTTCTATTGACATGGCTTCAACAATTACAGATGCACTAAGTCTTTCGGATCGATATGATACTAGTGTAGAGTTACTAGAGCATTCGGCTAGGTTAATTAGATACTCGTATGATCAATTTAAATCGAAAGATCATCAAAGTGGAAAACCTAAGTTCTCAAGAGAATggaaaattaaaagattgCAACAAGAATTCATTATTGAATCGGAGGATTACATGAATGTTTCCATGTACAAGTACCAGGAGTCAAAATCGATGTACAATACCATTTTGTATGATAGTTATTATTCAccatatattaaaaagataaggaatttcaaaaagaaatcattGGCGTATTATTTAGAAACATTATCTGATTCAAAGGCTTCTAGAAGAAGAAAGGCAGaaataatagaaaagaATAAAGACTACTtcaaaattgatgaaaatgttGACCTATTAAACAGATTTGGAGgtgatataaaaataataagcAATGAAGAGGTTATGTCAACGGTAGATGATGAAAGCTTGAAGCTACCTCAGTCCATAACTAATTTAATGGAACAGAAGCAATCAAGACTAAAAGTACTTTCTGAGAAATATGACAATAATTTTCTTACAAATCGTTATGAACTTGACATATCCAATGTGGAATTAGATAAAGAAGCAGATTTCGAGGATGACCCAATTATTGATTCATCAGATGGAGAGTTTTTAAACAAAACACACGTTGCTGAAACTTCACATCTTGATGAGGACGAAGATGACTCTTTATATGAAATTCTTTCGCAAAAAAAACCATTGACGAAAGAACttaattcaaaaagaataaatgaATCACTGTCAGATTCTGATCTAGATGATCTATAG
- the BRR2 gene encoding ATP-dependent RNA helicase BRR2 (similar to Saccharomyces cerevisiae BRR2 (YER172C); ancestral locus Anc_8.238) has translation MESEREMDRKRIKEIYRSDEMSNLVLTSNKQSKSGEKNNIKEAEASQPKSVAGVISKNDMGSAMKHDLETSSLKDELSLNIQTYPGDAANKKEDLQPKNTSNRYGNTLLDLDELTEIKYHPTNDTTFLIYEEILQWVISIIGNDIPHQVIIETTDLLISLFKEDEENTHDTQMKLTKIEEILQMPINKLNFQSLMKLMNNITDYSTQKYESSNTKTGNAIAVVSSEDEDDTQDQPELDFQEHHTNIDTKFITKKDIGRNETTDSHVLNSSKSNIILGTTNYKIFSDTKIYDVNPNYLYNIIFSSNLKNPHKATMPNFENIIELLSSEHLTASALSKSLKAHKIDISDELIDNMILNKDKLKWGLLLSKSNDSDKDKIIEEMKNNNLLPLIDEYLNYFTGKVKRKLEPSNQTGYNDSDDDTFTPKRAKTLSKSLQYLNLEEFQKYNRISDVSANKIVLPNGSFKRVKPKYEEIHIPPLKQVLLDYTLINITDLPKWAQSAFPPNEIEVLNAIQSKVYGAAFETDENMLVCAPTGAGKTNIALLAILRCISKHFSTSKETLQLNNFKIVFIAPLKALVQEQVREFQRRLSPYGIKVSELTGDSNLSRSQINETQILVSTPEKWDIITRKSNDLTYVNLVDLVIIDEVHLLHDPRGPVIESIVSRSLIDANIKNPRIMAMSATLPNYKDVAKFLRVKEPYLFYFDSTFRPCPLSQQFCGITEKSSIKKISAMNEVCYDKVLESVTEGHQVIVFVHSRKDTHRTAEYLKKEFLKNHLLDKIKKPDAGSKEILRKETETIKNSKLKDLCTFGIGIHHAGLDRSDRSLSEDLFADGLLQVLVSTATLAWGVNLPAHTVIIKGTEVYSPETSKWEKLSAQDVLQMLGRAGRPRYDTHGKGIIITNQTDIKYYLAVLTNQLSIQSYLSEKLVDCLNAEIVLGNVININDAKNWFQHTFLYIRMLVSPKTYNIPNLENFDSFMFSLMHTCFRILHDGKLVVYNDKELTVESTELGKIASHYYIDHESIKLYYDNINSNMDTSELLQTFSLSSEFKFVSVRTEERKELMTLKSRSPFPIPESMDENSTKIIILLQSYISRIQFEGLALNADMTFIIQNAGRLMKAIYEICLYKNYARQTKTAISLCKCIDNRMWSANSPLRQFKGCPNEVIKRTEASYTQWDDYLKIQSPSEVGKAIRSEKNGKLIYDLLRRFPKVQLECQVQTITPTIFLFDLTFTPTWIWDSRYHKTSEPFIIIVEDSDGKEILYSNYILINKNELGQDHMLSFTLELPKNNNSQVPPNIFINIISEKWIKSSETLSVSLAKLIKPRKFTAPMKANDIELVFTSRLQVPEFSNVFNFDKFDFHISSCFDVLYNSNDNIFISRTENPQDSTGPELALLNHWRQNKGRAIYIHPSQTHIDHLVNVWQGKFSKIAEGQVIQKLTEDVSINIKLLAQSHLILGTPEQLNFLSRKWPTRKNLQLVELLIYDGLQNVRNSITGSVYEILISRMNLMIAQLEKDIRIVGFSSPIANSRDFADFIGVNKKFMYNFSPQDRIEQLNVEFITHNNMGFKTPSNLSRRQAFDYILYNGKPRNYSIIYTQSRKECYKVARQFVSYLSYQNTQSIDKPNVSSDEGIKHISDPSTKSALDAGIGIIYEGMPIANLDTILKLYNDGNISTLLIPFESVKIAPKSNITIILDTEYYDEQHRCYYDCNIDNVNEMISHTVGNTDTHMGIVLIFTNSYRKEYYQKFITEPVPVESSLLNNIHDYILNEICTSIIENKQDCMDLLTYSLFYRRLHANPSYYGLSDVSAEGISQFLTTLVNDVIADLINCSLISPVSRPDADTINEDRDEEGINNDENFIILPFSNVLVKYNISFYTMKYFLNNLTSASTLKDILLLLSNSREFDTVPLREGDLSYLQNLEKRLPLKFTGNIHNDPRKFKLFILFQSYFSRISLSTELKNDLHAVLKHVCNLTATVVDILAGNGWLNSTTAMDLLQMFVQGVWDTDNSLKQIPLFDKDILSKCAVKGVDSVYDFMALEDEDREEILSIDNIELNKIANFVNNYPNIELKYQIENINRIEMNSIKEIMVTISRDEEPESTLVISEKYPYDKIENWWLVLGECDTRELYAIRKVTLSKESQSFKLPFSLDRQGTHKLTLFCVCDSYLDADKEVSFDVTVA, from the coding sequence ATGGAGTCAGAAAGAGAAATGGATAGAAAAcgaattaaagaaatatatagaAGCGATGAGATGTCAAATTTGGTTTTAACTTCAAATAAACAGTCGAAAAGTGGAGAGaagaataatataaaagaagCAGAAGCATCGCAGCCGAAATCTGTGGCCGGTGTAATCTCCAAAAATGATATGGGATCTGCTATGAAACATGATCTGGAAACTTCATCACTAAAAGACgaattatcattaaatatcCAAACTTATCCTGGGGATGCtgcaaataaaaaagagGATCTACAACCAAAAAATACTAGTAACAGATATGGTAATACTTTATTGGATCTCGATGAACTAACAGAAATCAAATACCATCCAACAAATGACACAACTTTCTTGATATATGAAGAAATTCTACAGTGGGTCATCTCGATTATTGGGAATGATATACCGCATCAAGTTATAATAGAAACTacagatttattaatatcattatttaaagaagatgagGAGAACACACATGACActcaaatgaaattaacgaaaattgaagaaattttgCAAATGccaattaataaattgaatttcCAAAGtctaatgaaattaatgaaCAATATAACTGACTATAGTACTCAAAAATATGAATCTAGCAATACAAAAACTGGTAATGCCATTGCCGTGGTATCTtcagaagatgaagatgacaCTCAAGATCAACCTGAACTTGACTTCCAGGAACATCACACAAATATCGATACCAAATTTATCacaaaaaaagatatagGAAGAAATGAAACTACTGATTCTCATGTACTCAATTCCTCAAAGagtaatataatattagGCAcaacaaattataaaatattttcagaTACGAAAATTTATGATGTCAACCCTaattatctttataatattatcttctCCAGTAACCTGAAGAACCCTCACAAAGCTACTATGccaaattttgaaaatataattgagCTGCTTTCAAGTGAACATCTTACCGCATCAGCTCTATCAAAATCGTTAAAAGCacataaaattgatatttctgATGAGCTAATTGATAATATGATCTTAAACAAGGATAAGTTAAAATGGGGGTTATTATTGTCGAAATCGAATGACAGCGACAAAGACAAAATTATAGAggaaatgaaaaataacaacttattaccattaattgatgaatatttaaattatttcacCGGAAAAgtcaaaagaaaattagaACCATCTAATCAAACTGGATACAATGATAGTGATGACGATACATTTACACCAAAAAGAGCAAAAACACTCTCTAAATCTTtgcaatatttaaatttagaagAATTTCAGAAGTACAATAGAATTTCAGACGTTTCagcaaataaaattgtattGCCAAATGGTTCTTTTAAAAGAGTAAAACCTAAATATGAAGAGATACATATCCCACCGCTAAAACAGGTCTTGCTTGATTATACTCTGATTAATATCACAGATCTTCCTAAATGGGCCCAATCTGCATTCCCACCAAATGAAATCGAGGTTTTGAACGCTATACAGAGTAAGGTATATGGTGCTGCCTTTGAAACCGACGAAAACATGCTGGTATGCGCTCCTACTGGTGCGGGTAAGACAAATATTGCGCTTCTAGCTATATTAAGATGCATTTCTAAGCATTTTAGTACATCAAAGGAAACATTACAACtcaacaattttaaaatcgTATTTATTGCTCCTTTGAAGGCACTAGTACAAGAGCAGGTAAGAGAATTCCAAAGACGTCTATCCCCATATGGCATTAAAGTGTCCGAGTTAACTGGTGATTCAAACTTATCAAGATCTCAAATCAATGAGACTCAAATATTAGTTTCAACACCTGAAAAATGGGATATTATCACCAGAAAATCCAATGATTTAACATACGTTAATTTGGTTGATTTGGTTATAATAGATGAAGTACATTTATTACACGATCCAAGAGGACCTGTGATCGAATCCATTGTGTCTAGGTCGTTGATAGATGCAAACATAAAGAATCCGAGAATAATGGCTATGTCTGCAACATTACCTAATTATAAAGATGTTGCAAAGTTCTTAAGAGTAAAAGAACCTTATCTATTCTATTTTGATTCCACTTTTCGTCCATGTCCATTATCTCAACAATTTTGTGGGATTACAGAGAAGAGCtctatcaaaaaaattagcGCAATGAATGAAGTTTGCTATGACAAAGTATTAGAATCTGTCACAGAAGGACATCAAGTAATTGTATTTGTTCATTCTAGGAAAGATACTCATAGAACTGcagaatatttaaagaaagagTTTTTAAAGAATCATCTTCTagataaaattaagaaaCCTGATGCCGgttcaaaagaaatattgagaaaagaaactgaaactattaaaaattcaaaactAAAAGATCTATGTACCTTTGGTATCGGTATACATCATGCTGGGCTAGATAGAAGCGATAGATCACTTTCTGAAGATTTGTTTGCGGATGGGCTATTACAAGTTCTAGTTTCAACTGCTACGCTTGCATGGGGTGTTAATTTACCTGCACATACCGTTATCATAAAAGGCACAGAGGTTTATTCACCGGAAACTAGTAAATGGGAAAAATTATCAGCTCAAGATGTTCTTCAGATGTTAGGTAGAGCTGGTAGACCTAGATACGATACTCATGGGAAAGGTATCATTATAACTAATCAAACcgatattaaatattacCTTGCTGTTTTAACAAATCAGTTATCAATTCAATCTTATTTATCTGAAAAGTTAGTCGATTGCCTGAATGCTGAGATTGTTCTGGGTAatgttataaatataaatgatgCAAAAAACTGGTTCCAACATACGTTCCTTTATATTCGCATGTTGGTATCTCCAAAAACGTATAACATTCCAAACTTGGAGAATTTTGATTCATTtatgttttctttaatgCATACTTGTTTTAGAATTCTTCACGATGGTAAACTTGTGGTTTACAATGACAAGGAATTGACAGTGGAAAGCACAGAATTGGGTAAAATTGCATCACATTATTATATCGATCATGAATcgataaaattatattatgataatattaatagtaatatGGACACCTCAGAATTGTTACAAACATTCTCTCTTTCTAGTGAGTTTAAATTTGTTTCAGTTAGAACAGAAGAACGGAAAGAATTGATGACGTTAAAATCTAGATCACCATTCCCGATACCTGAGTCAATGGATGAGAATTCCactaaaataattatactGCTACAGTCATATATATCAAGGATACAATTTGAAGGGCTAGCTTTAAATGCCGATATgacttttattattcaaaatgcAGGACGTTTAATGAAGGcaatatatgaaatatgtttatataaaaacTATGCCAGACAAACGAAAACTGCAATCTCGTTATGCAAATGCATCGATAACCGCATGTGGTCGGCTAATTCACCTTTGCGCCAATTCAAAGGTTGTCCCAATGAGGTTATCAAGAGAACCGAAGCCTCATATACCCAATGGGatgattatttgaaaatacaGTCACCGAGTGAGGTCGGTAAAGCTATCAGATCAGAAAAGAATGGTAAGTTAATATATGATCTTCTTAGACGATTTCCTAAAGTCCAATTAGAATGTCAAGTCCAAACCATAACACCAactatttttcttttcgaTTTAACTTTTACACCAACATGGATATGGGATAGTCGTTATCACAAAACATCCGAACcgtttattattattgtgGAGGACTCCGATGGGAAAGAGATTTtgtattcaaattatatcTTAATCAATAAAAACGAATTGGGCCAGGACCATATGTTAAGTTTCACTTTAGAGCtaccaaaaaataataattctcAAGTTCCACctaatatattcataaatATTATCTCAGAAAAATGGATTAAATCATCTGAAACACTTTCAGTTTCATTAgcaaaattgataaaaccGAGGAAGTTTACAGCACCAATGAAAGCAAACGATATTGAATTAGTCTTTACTTCAAGGTTACAAGTACCAGAATTCTCAAATGTATTTAactttgataaatttgacTTCCATATAAGTTCATGTTTTGatgttttatataattcCAACgacaatatttttattagtcGTACTGAAAATCCACAAGATTCCACAGGTCCTGAGTTAGCTTTATTGAACCATTGGCGACAGAATAAAGGAAGGGCGATATATATTCACCCAAGTCAAACACATATTGATCATTTAGTTAATGTTTGGCAAGGAAAATTCTCAAAAATTGCTGAAGGTCAGGtcattcaaaaattaaccGAAGAtgtttcaataaatattaaattattggCACAAAGTCACCTCATTTTAGGGACCCCtgaacaattaaattttctttcaagAAAATGGCCAACACgaaaaaatttacaattggTTGAACTATTAATTTATGATGGTCTTCAAAACGTTCGCAATTCTATTACTGGGTCAGTatatgaaattttaatctcaagaatgaatttaatgattgCACAATTGGAGAAGGATATAAGAATAGTAGGGTTTTCATCACCAATTGCTAATAGCCGTGATTTTGCAGACTTTATTGgagttaataaaaaatttatgtACAATTTCTCACCTCAAGACAGGATAGAGCAATTGAATGTTGAGTTTATTACTCATAATAATATGGGGTTTAAAACGCCTTCTAACTTATCAAGAAGACAAGCttttgattatattttatataacgGAAAACCTAGAAACTATTCCATTATATATACCCAATCTAGGAAAGAATGTTATAAAGTGGCACGACAATTCGTTTCTTATCTATCATATCAAAATACACAGTCAATTGATAAACCTAATGTTAGTTCTGATGAAGGTATCAAACATATTAGCGACCCTTCAACGAAAAGTGCATTAGATGCAGGAATTGGGATAATTTATGAAGGAATGCCAATCGCGAATTTAGACACTatcttaaaattatataatgatgGTAATATTTCTACTTTATTAATACCATTTGAAAGTGTTAAAATTGCACcgaaatcaaatattactATAATTTTGGACACTGAATACTATGATGAGCAACACCGATGCTATTATGATTGCaatattgataatgttAATGAAATGATCTCACATACAGTAGGCAACACAGATACCCATATGGGAATCGTTCTAATTTTTACAAATTCCTATAGAAAAGAATATTACCAAAAATTCATTACCGAACCTGTTCCTGTTGAAAGCAGCTTACTGAACAATATACatgattatattttaaatgagATATGCACGTCTATTATTGAGAATAAACAAGATTGTATGGATCTTTTAACATATTCTCTGTTTTACCGAAGGTTGCATGCAAACCCCAGTTATTATGGTCTATCTGATGTTTCTGCAGAGGGAATTTCCCAGTTCTTAACAACTTTAGTAAATGATGTTATTGCTGatttaatcaattgttCTTTGATATCTCCGGTCAGTAGACCTGATGCCGATACTATAAATGAAGACAGAGATGAGGAAGGTATTAATAACGAtgaaaatttcattattttacCATTCTCGAATGTGCTTgtcaaatataatatttctttctaCACAATGAAATACTTCTTGAATAATTTGACTAGTGCTTCCACCTTAAAGGAtatacttttattattatcgaATTCAAGAGAATTCGATACAGTTCCACTCAGAGAAGGTGATTTATCATACCTACAGAATTTAGAAAAACGATTACCATTGAAATTTACTGGAAATATTCATAATGATCCGAggaaatttaaattatttattttatttcagtCATATTTTAGTAGAATTTCACTTTCTACTGAACTTAAAAACGATTTACATGCTGTATTAAAACATGTATGTAATTTGACTGCCACGGTGGTTGATATTCTGGCAGGTAATGGGTGGTTAAACTCTACGACAGCAATGGATTTATTGCAAATGTTTGTTCAAGGTGTTTGGGACACAGATAATTCTTTGAAACAGATTCCATTGTTTGATAAGGATATATTAAGTAAATGTGCCGTCAAGGGTGTAGACAGTGTTTATGATTTTATGGCattagaagatgaagatagagaagaaatattaagtATTGATAACATTGAACTTAACAAAATCGCAAATTTTGTGAATAATTACCctaatattgaattaaaGTATCAAATAGAAAACATCAACAGGATAGAAATGAACtcaattaaagaaataatgGTAACAATCTCAAGGGATGAAGAACCTGAATCAACATTGGTGATATCGGAGAAATATCCTTACGATAAGATAGAGAATTGGTGGCTAGTACTCGGGGAATGTGATACTAGAGAACTGTATGCTATAAGAAAAGTGACGCTATCTAAAGAAAGCCAAAGTTTCAAATTACCATTTTCTTTAGATAGGCAGGGAACTCACAaattaacattattttGTGTCTGTGATTCTTATCTAGATGCCGACAAAGAAGTGTCTTTCGATGTCACAGTTGCTTGA